A single Silvibacterium dinghuense DNA region contains:
- a CDS encoding YdeI/OmpD-associated family protein, whose product MGTRDARVDAYIAKASPFAQPILNELRDRVHEGCPEATETIKWGMPFFEYHGLLANMSAFKAHCAFGFWKGGSMMKAEGAEASDEAMGQFGRITQLKELPARKSFVALVKKAARRNLDLASGAIEKPVQKRVPKPELPVPDFFAAALKKNKKAAEQFTAMPPSHRREYIEWLTDAKTEATREKRLATALEWIAEGKGRNWKYEKR is encoded by the coding sequence ATGGGAACAAGAGACGCGCGCGTGGATGCTTATATTGCCAAGGCCTCACCTTTTGCGCAGCCGATTCTCAACGAACTGCGTGACCGGGTGCACGAGGGCTGCCCGGAGGCCACGGAAACCATCAAGTGGGGCATGCCGTTCTTCGAATATCACGGCCTGCTGGCGAATATGTCGGCCTTCAAGGCGCACTGCGCCTTTGGCTTCTGGAAGGGCGGCAGCATGATGAAGGCCGAGGGTGCTGAGGCTTCGGATGAGGCGATGGGCCAGTTCGGCCGCATCACGCAGCTCAAAGAACTGCCCGCACGAAAGAGCTTTGTCGCGCTGGTGAAGAAGGCGGCCAGGAGGAACCTCGATCTTGCGTCAGGCGCGATCGAAAAGCCTGTGCAGAAGCGTGTGCCAAAGCCGGAGCTTCCGGTGCCGGATTTTTTTGCCGCTGCGCTCAAGAAGAACAAAAAGGCCGCGGAGCAATTTACCGCTATGCCACCCAGCCATCGCCGCGAATATATCGAATGGCTGACCGACGCGAAGACCGAGGCCACGCGTGAGAAGCGGTTGGCGACGGCGCTCGAGTGGATCGCCGAAGGCAAGGGACGGAACTGGAAGTATGAGAAGCGGTGA
- the yihA gene encoding ribosome biogenesis GTP-binding protein YihA/YsxC: MQVFPKFLLSAFAPAQFPKPEIPEIAFLGRSNVGKSSLLNALLGSKQAKVSSTPGRTRSINFFAIHDGPQKAAPKLLFADLPGYGYAKISKSISSEWPKFIEPYLTDRPQLALCLCLVDSNIPPQESDMQLIEFLANANRRLVVVATKADRLSGNGRAKAKAELCQGLNVDDILMVSSKTGAGLKDLWATIQAAAAEEMAE; encoded by the coding sequence ATGCAGGTCTTTCCGAAATTTCTTCTCTCGGCGTTCGCGCCGGCGCAATTCCCCAAACCGGAGATTCCGGAGATTGCCTTTCTCGGCCGCTCGAACGTTGGCAAATCGAGCCTTTTGAATGCGCTGCTCGGCTCGAAGCAGGCCAAGGTTTCTTCGACGCCGGGACGTACCCGGTCCATCAACTTCTTCGCCATCCACGACGGACCGCAGAAGGCCGCGCCGAAGCTGCTCTTCGCCGATCTGCCCGGCTATGGTTACGCCAAGATTTCGAAATCCATTTCTTCGGAATGGCCGAAGTTCATCGAGCCCTACCTGACCGACCGGCCTCAGCTTGCGCTCTGCCTCTGCCTGGTGGACAGCAACATCCCGCCGCAGGAGAGCGACATGCAGCTGATCGAGTTCCTGGCCAATGCCAACCGCCGCCTAGTGGTTGTCGCCACCAAGGCTGACCGGCTCTCCGGTAACGGACGCGCCAAAGCCAAGGCCGAGCTGTGCCAGGGGCTAAACGTGGATGACATCCTGATGGTCTCATCGAAGACCGGAGCGGGCCTCAAGGATTTGTGGGCGACGATCCAGGCCGCCGCAGCCGAGGAAATGGCGGAGTAA
- a CDS encoding type II secretion system protein — translation MKRSYKSRLQRGSGEKGFTLVELMVVMLIIGVLAAIAIPSFIASIRAAKEATLKEDLNVMRNAIDAYTMDKAKAPQSLDDLVQGGYLKSIPKDPMTHSTESWVTSSDDSLESIDQSEPGINDVHSGSDETGTDGQPYSSW, via the coding sequence ATGAAGCGGAGCTACAAATCGAGGCTGCAGCGGGGCTCGGGCGAGAAGGGGTTCACGCTGGTGGAGTTGATGGTCGTCATGCTGATCATCGGCGTGCTGGCGGCCATTGCCATTCCCAGCTTTATTGCCTCGATCCGGGCAGCCAAAGAGGCCACCCTTAAGGAAGACCTGAACGTGATGCGGAACGCCATCGACGCCTACACCATGGATAAGGCGAAGGCTCCGCAATCCCTGGACGACCTGGTCCAGGGCGGCTATCTCAAGTCCATTCCGAAAGACCCGATGACCCACTCGACCGAGAGCTGGGTGACCTCGTCAGACGACAGCCTGGAGAGCATCGACCAGAGCGAGCCGGGCATCAATGACGTGCATAGCGGCTCGGACGAGACCGGCACCGACGGCCAGCCCTATTCGAGCTGGTGA
- a CDS encoding type II secretion system protein, with protein sequence MRRNAEAGLTLVELIVTVAILAILASAAIPVTRFEVKRQKERELRHDLWEMRDAIDHYKDAADKNAFQTKVDSQGYPPDLQTLVDGVDVQGKKVRFLRRIPVDPMTGNTEWGIRSMQDDPDADSWGGQNVFDVYSKSDGTALDGTKYKDW encoded by the coding sequence ATGCGAAGGAACGCGGAAGCCGGACTCACGCTCGTGGAATTGATCGTGACGGTTGCCATCCTCGCGATCCTCGCCTCCGCGGCTATCCCGGTGACGCGGTTTGAAGTAAAGCGGCAGAAGGAACGCGAGCTGCGCCACGATCTGTGGGAGATGCGGGACGCGATCGACCACTACAAGGATGCGGCCGATAAGAACGCCTTTCAGACGAAGGTGGACAGTCAGGGATATCCGCCGGATCTGCAGACGCTGGTCGATGGTGTGGATGTGCAGGGAAAAAAAGTGCGCTTTCTGCGCCGCATCCCCGTCGATCCAATGACGGGCAATACGGAATGGGGCATCCGCTCCATGCAGGATGACCCGGATGCCGACTCATGGGGCGGACAGAATGTCTTCGACGTCTATTCCAAGTCGGATGGCACAGCTCTGGACGGAACGAAATACAAGGACTGGTAG
- a CDS encoding cohesin domain-containing protein gives MNQRIAKWTLAAGFVLVLVFSSAAAHAQSAGKLYKQGQVAEEKDDIEGAFNDYLAAFQKDPKDERYKLSYERLKVPVGSLHVKRGEALRAQGDTTGAVTEFLRALQIDSSNELAQQDLEAVREKVNNIPGLPETPKARAEGTELHDLGGPIRLKPLSSEPLTLHSVEDSKIIYQTIGKLAGINILFDPDYVSKRVQVDIANVNLYDALRIVGISTNTFWRPITDNTIFVAANTSSKRAELEEEAIQTFYLTNVTQQNDFNDVQTALRNIFQQGQNGAKLFGVASQNAIVMRGTPDELLLAQKLIDDLDRAKPEVVVDVAVLEVSRNYEKTIGIQLPQTASVSFQASNYNSTDTSTSSTTTTTTSSTSSSDGLTLNSLAHLNGTNFAVTIGSATANLLLTDSHTRILQNPRIRASDGQEASLKIGEKLPVATGSYQTGAATAIVSSLVNTQFQYLDIGVNITVKPTVHYDRDVSMKIKIEVSSQNGTENLGGVNEPIITQRTAEQTVRLKEGEANILGGILQKQTSTSLSGYPGLAQLPILKYIFGSNDKTIQDDEIVFLLIPHVVRATMLDQDNLREVDSGTSKSFELRHVNNDGAAPAAAPAPVSGQPAPGQKFGTVTTPAGAPATAAAAAEQAIAGMQQEATAAPPAQPVKLGLTPEIQPQKIGSTFQVAVTLAGGTDVFSVPMQLQYDQTKLNLINVDLADPARGMNFLGQDGQAVALVHRDDGAGNVAISASRPPGTKGVSGSGTVFVLTFQAKAAGDAPIVVTRPLVRNSAQQAMPATGARALVQVQP, from the coding sequence ATGAATCAACGGATAGCGAAGTGGACTCTGGCTGCAGGGTTCGTGCTGGTGCTCGTGTTTTCGAGCGCGGCGGCCCATGCGCAGTCGGCTGGCAAGCTGTACAAGCAGGGACAGGTTGCCGAAGAGAAGGACGACATCGAGGGCGCCTTCAACGACTACCTCGCCGCCTTCCAGAAAGACCCCAAAGACGAGCGCTACAAGCTCTCCTATGAACGGCTGAAGGTGCCGGTAGGTTCCCTGCATGTCAAGCGAGGTGAGGCGCTGCGGGCGCAGGGGGATACGACGGGCGCGGTGACCGAATTTCTGCGCGCGCTGCAGATCGACTCGAGCAATGAGCTGGCGCAGCAGGATCTTGAGGCAGTGCGGGAAAAGGTAAATAACATCCCAGGGCTGCCGGAGACACCCAAGGCGCGCGCCGAAGGCACAGAGCTGCATGACCTCGGCGGACCCATTCGTCTCAAGCCGCTCTCCTCCGAGCCTCTCACGCTGCATTCGGTCGAAGACAGCAAGATCATCTACCAGACCATCGGCAAGCTGGCCGGCATCAACATCCTCTTCGATCCCGACTACGTTTCGAAGCGGGTTCAGGTCGATATTGCCAACGTTAATCTTTACGACGCCCTGCGCATCGTCGGGATCAGCACCAACACCTTCTGGCGTCCGATCACCGACAACACGATCTTTGTTGCGGCGAACACATCGAGCAAGCGTGCCGAGCTCGAGGAAGAGGCGATCCAGACCTTCTACCTGACGAACGTCACGCAGCAGAACGATTTCAATGACGTGCAGACGGCGCTGCGCAACATCTTTCAGCAGGGCCAGAACGGCGCCAAGCTCTTCGGTGTCGCCAGCCAGAATGCGATCGTGATGCGCGGTACCCCGGACGAGCTGCTGCTGGCGCAGAAGCTCATCGACGATCTCGACCGGGCCAAGCCGGAAGTGGTGGTGGACGTGGCTGTGCTCGAAGTGAGCCGGAACTACGAGAAGACCATCGGTATCCAGCTGCCGCAGACAGCGAGCGTCTCCTTCCAGGCCTCGAACTACAACAGCACGGACACGAGCACCAGCTCGACGACCACCACGACGACCTCGTCCACCAGCTCCAGCGACGGACTGACGCTCAACAGCCTGGCTCACCTGAACGGAACGAATTTTGCGGTGACCATCGGTTCGGCGACCGCCAACCTGCTGCTGACCGACAGCCATACGCGCATCCTGCAGAACCCGCGCATCCGCGCCTCGGATGGGCAGGAAGCTTCGCTCAAGATCGGTGAAAAGCTGCCGGTGGCGACCGGTTCGTATCAGACCGGCGCGGCGACGGCCATCGTCAGCTCGCTGGTGAACACGCAGTTCCAGTACCTCGACATCGGCGTGAACATCACGGTGAAGCCGACGGTGCACTATGACCGCGACGTCTCGATGAAGATCAAGATCGAGGTCTCCTCGCAGAACGGTACGGAGAACCTGGGCGGCGTCAACGAGCCGATCATCACCCAGCGTACGGCCGAGCAGACGGTTCGCCTCAAGGAAGGCGAGGCGAATATCCTGGGCGGCATCCTGCAGAAGCAGACCAGCACCTCGCTGAGCGGCTACCCCGGCCTCGCGCAGCTGCCGATCCTGAAATACATTTTCGGCAGCAATGACAAGACCATCCAGGACGATGAGATCGTCTTCCTGCTGATTCCGCACGTGGTTCGCGCCACCATGCTCGATCAGGACAACCTGCGCGAGGTCGACTCGGGCACCTCGAAGTCCTTTGAGCTGCGGCATGTCAACAATGACGGCGCGGCTCCTGCAGCAGCTCCGGCCCCTGTTTCCGGGCAGCCCGCCCCCGGCCAGAAGTTCGGAACGGTGACGACTCCAGCCGGCGCGCCGGCGACGGCCGCCGCTGCTGCGGAGCAGGCTATTGCCGGCATGCAGCAGGAGGCAACCGCAGCGCCTCCGGCACAACCTGTCAAGCTGGGGCTCACCCCGGAGATACAACCGCAGAAAATAGGATCGACGTTCCAGGTGGCCGTGACGCTCGCGGGAGGGACCGACGTCTTTTCTGTACCGATGCAATTGCAATACGACCAGACCAAGCTGAACCTCATCAATGTGGACCTGGCCGATCCGGCGCGGGGGATGAATTTCCTCGGGCAGGATGGGCAGGCTGTGGCTCTCGTGCACCGGGACGACGGCGCCGGCAATGTGGCGATTTCAGCCTCGCGTCCGCCGGGAACCAAGGGGGTTTCGGGCTCGGGTACGGTCTTTGTGCTGACCTTCCAGGCCAAGGCCGCGGGGGATGCGCCGATCGTGGTTACCCGTCCTCTGGTGCGGAACAGCGCGCAGCAGGCGATGCCGGCAACAGGTGCGCGAGCCCTGGTGCAGGTGCAGCCATAG
- the smpB gene encoding SsrA-binding protein SmpB yields MPRQATHSNIQTPRKPKPRDPVAAGDRDASVNRSASFNYFLLEKFEAGVALRGTEVKSIREGKANLKDSYGIIKDGEAFLLNAHIGPYSHGNSLNHESLRTRKLLLHREQIRKLSGQTQIKGHTLIPTRIYFRNGKVKCELAVAKGKQDWDKRETERRREADREARAAIAHSQGKRGR; encoded by the coding sequence ATGCCCCGGCAAGCTACACACTCCAACATTCAGACGCCCCGCAAGCCGAAGCCTCGTGATCCGGTCGCGGCCGGAGACCGCGATGCCTCCGTGAACCGCTCGGCGAGCTTCAACTACTTCCTCCTCGAGAAGTTCGAGGCCGGGGTAGCGTTGCGGGGGACCGAGGTCAAGTCGATCCGCGAGGGCAAGGCCAACCTCAAAGATTCCTATGGAATCATTAAGGATGGAGAAGCATTTCTCCTGAATGCTCATATCGGCCCCTATTCTCACGGCAACAGCCTCAACCATGAGTCACTCCGCACCCGCAAGCTGCTCCTTCATCGGGAACAAATTCGCAAACTGAGCGGACAGACGCAGATCAAGGGCCATACGCTCATCCCTACGCGTATTTATTTTCGTAATGGCAAAGTGAAGTGCGAACTCGCAGTAGCAAAAGGCAAACAGGACTGGGATAAGCGCGAAACCGAGCGCCGTCGCGAAGCCGACCGCGAAGCCCGTGCCGCCATCGCCCATAGCCAGGGCAAGCGCGGACGGTAA
- a CDS encoding S9 family peptidase, with the protein MSLSVRVLALGLGCVVPFAACSSAFAADVTAKQQELAQGLDAIFNKHAYGAKNVQLAWLNGGDEYTILEPAADGKGVDIVAYDTASGKRRVLVAAAKLVPSGQSAPLAIEDYAWSADKQKLLIFTNSKKVWRANTRGDYWVYGVNTGKLTKLGGDVPESTLMFATFSPDSTRVAWVRENNLYVEELATGKITQLTTDGSKDIINGTSDWVSEEELKLRNCFRWSPDSKAIAYWQFDQSGVGEYTLINDTAAEYPQLMQYKYPQPGTTNSAVRAGVVSADGGSTTWVKLDGDPRNHYIAQMEWAGNSSQVMIEYLNRLQNDAKILLAEAKSGEVKPFFEDTDKAWVDDSPLDPIGDQTGEGETHPADLLWLSERDGWRHAYRVDRATGKARLVTPFEGDLMSNESIQAGSNTFYFTASPGDSTRLYLYRSKLDGTGAPERVTPAEDKGTNLYDIAPNGKWAVHRYSRFNHPMRVEIVSLPDHKLVRTLVDNEELAKKVEPLIGEEDGKNPDTEFFQVKVANGVTLDGYMIRPPDFDPKKKYPVLVNVYGEPAGALVRDAWGGNNRLFHELIARQGYLVMSFDNQGTPALKGREWRRCIYGAVGVLSSAQQTQAITELARERSYIDTSRMAIWGWSGGGSNTLNVMFRYPGVFSTGIAVAPVADESHYDSIYQERYMGLPDENKQGYHDGSPINFAAGLQGNLLVIHGSGDDNVHFQGTELLINKLVAMGKPFDFMDYPNRTHSISEGPGTSFHIYSLIARYLETHVPAGGR; encoded by the coding sequence TTGTCCCTGTCTGTCCGTGTGCTTGCTCTCGGCCTGGGTTGTGTCGTCCCGTTTGCCGCGTGTTCTTCCGCCTTTGCCGCTGATGTCACAGCGAAACAGCAGGAGCTTGCGCAGGGCCTCGATGCCATCTTCAACAAGCACGCTTACGGTGCGAAGAACGTGCAGCTGGCATGGCTGAACGGCGGCGACGAGTACACTATTCTCGAGCCTGCCGCCGATGGCAAAGGTGTCGATATCGTCGCCTACGATACCGCCTCCGGCAAGCGCCGTGTGCTGGTGGCTGCGGCCAAACTCGTGCCGTCCGGTCAGTCTGCTCCGCTCGCCATCGAGGACTACGCCTGGTCGGCCGACAAACAGAAGCTGCTGATCTTCACCAACTCGAAGAAGGTGTGGCGGGCGAACACGCGTGGTGATTACTGGGTCTATGGGGTGAACACAGGCAAGCTGACGAAGCTGGGCGGCGATGTGCCCGAGTCAACGCTGATGTTCGCGACCTTCTCGCCGGACAGCACACGTGTGGCGTGGGTGCGCGAGAACAATCTCTACGTGGAAGAGCTGGCGACGGGAAAAATCACGCAGCTTACGACGGATGGCTCGAAAGACATCATCAACGGCACCTCGGACTGGGTATCGGAGGAAGAGCTGAAGCTCCGCAACTGCTTCCGCTGGAGTCCGGACAGCAAGGCCATTGCCTACTGGCAGTTCGATCAGTCGGGCGTGGGCGAATACACGCTCATCAACGACACCGCAGCCGAGTATCCGCAGCTGATGCAGTACAAGTATCCGCAGCCGGGCACGACAAATTCGGCGGTGCGCGCGGGGGTAGTTTCGGCCGATGGCGGCTCGACGACCTGGGTGAAGCTCGACGGCGACCCGCGCAATCATTACATCGCACAGATGGAGTGGGCAGGGAACTCGAGCCAGGTGATGATCGAGTATCTGAACCGCCTGCAGAACGACGCGAAGATTCTGCTCGCGGAAGCGAAGAGCGGCGAGGTCAAGCCCTTTTTTGAAGACACCGACAAGGCCTGGGTGGACGACTCGCCGCTGGACCCAATCGGAGACCAGACCGGCGAAGGAGAGACGCACCCCGCGGACCTGTTATGGCTGAGCGAGCGCGACGGCTGGCGTCATGCCTATCGCGTGGACCGGGCAACCGGAAAGGCGAGGCTGGTGACGCCTTTCGAAGGCGATCTGATGTCGAATGAGTCGATCCAGGCTGGATCGAACACGTTCTATTTCACCGCCTCGCCGGGCGACTCCACGCGGCTCTATCTCTATCGCTCGAAGCTCGATGGGACGGGCGCTCCGGAGCGTGTGACGCCTGCTGAAGACAAGGGCACGAACCTCTACGACATCGCGCCGAACGGCAAGTGGGCTGTGCATCGCTACAGCCGCTTCAATCACCCCATGCGTGTCGAGATCGTGAGCCTGCCGGACCACAAGCTGGTGCGGACGCTGGTCGATAACGAGGAGCTGGCGAAGAAGGTCGAGCCGCTGATCGGTGAAGAGGATGGGAAGAATCCCGATACCGAGTTCTTCCAGGTGAAGGTGGCGAACGGCGTCACGCTCGATGGCTACATGATCCGGCCGCCGGACTTCGATCCGAAGAAGAAGTACCCCGTGTTGGTGAATGTCTATGGTGAGCCGGCCGGCGCGCTGGTGCGCGATGCCTGGGGAGGAAACAACCGGCTCTTTCATGAGCTGATTGCGCGGCAGGGATACCTGGTGATGAGCTTCGATAACCAAGGGACGCCGGCGCTCAAAGGCCGCGAGTGGCGGCGCTGCATTTACGGCGCGGTGGGCGTGCTTTCCTCGGCGCAGCAGACGCAGGCCATCACGGAGTTGGCCCGCGAGCGCAGCTACATCGATACCTCGCGCATGGCGATCTGGGGCTGGAGCGGCGGCGGTTCGAATACCTTGAACGTCATGTTCCGCTATCCGGGTGTGTTTTCTACCGGCATTGCCGTGGCTCCAGTTGCCGACGAGTCGCACTACGATTCGATCTACCAGGAGCGCTACATGGGCCTGCCGGACGAAAACAAGCAGGGGTACCATGACGGCTCACCGATCAATTTTGCTGCTGGACTCCAGGGCAATCTCCTCGTTATCCATGGCTCGGGCGATGACAATGTGCACTTTCAGGGCACGGAGCTACTGATCAATAAATTGGTGGCGATGGGCAAGCCCTTTGACTTCATGGATTATCCGAATCGGACCCACTCCATCAGTGAAGGACCGGGGACATCCTTCCATATCTACAGTCTGATTGCGCGGTATCTCGAGACGCACGTGCCGGCCGGTGGCCGGTAA
- a CDS encoding leucyl aminopeptidase yields the protein MKTDLLLSPATAASTPLLAVFAVDRNTSKDKDAKADLAVLSSEPALQKAAAFVLSTGEFRAEMNETLLLHAPEGLAAARLLVIGLGKTGKATLHDLRRAAGTAVRFAKPRGIKALAIAVPEDFDAAAAARVIAEGAIVGDFDSDTYRTDRKDRSLDAVTVLAPASSGKAALEAALVEGIAVAESQNFARTLINEPGNRMTPTILGQKAAEMAKEVGIQCEVYGAEKLRELKMGSFLSVTLGSEEPPVLIVMKYEPEHAPADGPVIGLVGKGITFDSGGISLKPGEGMEKMKYDMAGGAAMIGAMRAIALLKPNVRVLSVVCATENMPDGKAQKPGDIQIAMSGKSIEIINTDAEGRLVLADGLHYARELGATHLIDAATLTGAVAVALGQVNAGAFSNDEETFEHFTEAANISGEKFWRLPVEDEYREQIQSPIADIQNTGKTRYGGAITAAMFLKEFVGDTPWVHLDIAGLAWLDADKSFIARGPSGIGVRTITEWVRTYAK from the coding sequence ATGAAAACAGACCTCCTTCTCTCGCCCGCCACCGCTGCCTCCACCCCGCTGCTCGCCGTTTTTGCCGTCGATCGCAACACCAGCAAGGATAAGGACGCCAAGGCCGATCTCGCCGTGCTTTCGTCCGAGCCCGCTCTGCAAAAGGCCGCCGCGTTCGTCCTCTCCACCGGCGAATTCCGCGCCGAGATGAACGAAACGCTGCTGCTGCATGCGCCGGAAGGCCTCGCCGCCGCGCGCCTGCTGGTCATTGGTCTGGGCAAGACCGGTAAGGCCACGCTCCATGACCTGCGCCGGGCCGCCGGTACGGCAGTCCGTTTTGCCAAGCCGCGCGGGATCAAGGCCCTCGCCATCGCCGTGCCGGAGGATTTTGACGCAGCCGCAGCCGCGCGGGTGATCGCAGAAGGCGCCATTGTGGGCGACTTCGACTCCGACACCTATCGCACTGACCGCAAGGACCGCAGCCTCGATGCCGTCACCGTTCTCGCGCCTGCATCATCCGGAAAGGCTGCTCTCGAGGCCGCGCTCGTTGAAGGCATTGCCGTCGCCGAGTCGCAAAACTTCGCCCGCACCCTCATCAACGAGCCCGGCAACCGCATGACGCCGACCATCCTCGGCCAGAAGGCCGCGGAGATGGCGAAGGAAGTCGGTATCCAGTGCGAGGTCTACGGGGCGGAAAAGCTGCGCGAGCTCAAGATGGGCTCTTTCCTCAGCGTAACGCTCGGCTCCGAGGAGCCGCCGGTGCTGATCGTGATGAAGTACGAGCCAGAGCATGCACCTGCCGACGGCCCCGTCATCGGCCTCGTCGGCAAGGGCATTACCTTCGATAGCGGCGGCATCTCGCTCAAGCCCGGCGAGGGCATGGAGAAGATGAAGTACGACATGGCCGGCGGCGCGGCGATGATCGGCGCCATGCGCGCCATCGCCCTGCTCAAGCCAAATGTCCGCGTCCTCTCCGTGGTCTGCGCAACAGAGAACATGCCCGACGGCAAGGCCCAGAAACCGGGCGACATCCAGATCGCCATGTCCGGCAAATCGATTGAAATCATCAACACCGATGCTGAAGGCCGGCTGGTGCTCGCCGACGGTCTGCACTACGCCCGCGAGTTGGGGGCGACGCACCTTATCGATGCCGCCACCCTGACCGGCGCAGTCGCCGTGGCGCTCGGACAGGTGAATGCCGGCGCCTTCTCGAACGATGAAGAGACCTTCGAGCACTTCACCGAAGCGGCGAACATCTCGGGCGAGAAGTTCTGGCGCCTGCCGGTCGAAGACGAATACCGCGAGCAAATCCAATCGCCCATCGCCGATATCCAGAACACCGGCAAGACCCGCTACGGTGGAGCCATCACCGCCGCCATGTTCCTCAAGGAGTTCGTCGGCGACACGCCATGGGTTCACCTCGACATCGCGGGCCTCGCCTGGCTCGATGCCGATAAGAGCTTCATCGCCCGCGGCCCCAGCGGCATCGGCGTGCGCACCATCACGGAGTGGGTTCGCACCTACGCGAAGTAA
- the pstS gene encoding phosphate ABC transporter substrate-binding protein PstS produces MSRKPVALALLTLGAMALTACKSNTVALNGAGSTFVNPVMTRWVQEFSQSHPNIQINYQSIGSGAGVQQVKAGTVDFGASDAPLTDSALAAMQPVIQIPESAGPVCITYNLPGLTQPLQLSPESLAGIFLGTIKTWQDPRITADNPGVTLPKQNIAVVHRADGSGTTNAFTTYLSAISQDWQTKVGKGNSVSWPVGLGGKGSEGVTGQLRQSPGAIGYVELTYAQQNNLPVAKIKNQAGNYIAPTAQSTTSAINAFTDALSKDPRTPIVNPPAHAGDAYPISTLTFLIIPKDGTDKDKRAALKSFIQYIIGDGQSVSGTLNYAPLPDGVKQYDLQQLNQLTAGGQPLQ; encoded by the coding sequence ATGTCTCGCAAACCTGTAGCTCTGGCCCTTCTCACGCTGGGCGCAATGGCTCTTACCGCCTGCAAGTCGAATACAGTCGCCCTCAACGGTGCCGGCAGCACCTTCGTCAACCCGGTCATGACCCGCTGGGTCCAGGAATTCTCCCAGAGCCATCCCAATATCCAGATCAACTACCAGTCCATCGGATCGGGCGCAGGCGTGCAGCAGGTCAAGGCGGGAACGGTCGACTTCGGCGCCTCCGATGCTCCACTCACTGACAGCGCGCTGGCCGCGATGCAGCCGGTCATTCAGATCCCTGAGTCGGCCGGACCGGTCTGCATCACCTATAACCTCCCCGGCCTCACCCAGCCGCTGCAGCTCTCCCCCGAGTCTCTGGCCGGCATCTTCCTGGGCACCATCAAGACCTGGCAGGACCCGCGCATCACCGCCGATAACCCTGGCGTAACGCTGCCCAAGCAGAACATCGCGGTCGTCCACCGCGCAGACGGCAGCGGCACCACCAACGCCTTCACCACCTACCTCTCGGCCATCAGCCAGGACTGGCAGACGAAGGTCGGCAAGGGCAACAGCGTCAGCTGGCCGGTCGGTCTCGGCGGCAAGGGCAGCGAAGGCGTCACCGGCCAGCTCCGTCAGTCGCCCGGCGCCATCGGCTACGTGGAGCTGACCTACGCGCAGCAAAACAACCTGCCCGTGGCGAAGATCAAGAACCAGGCCGGCAACTACATTGCTCCCACCGCGCAGTCAACCACCTCGGCTATTAACGCCTTCACCGATGCGCTCTCGAAGGACCCGCGCACGCCCATCGTGAACCCGCCTGCTCACGCCGGTGATGCGTATCCGATCTCGACGCTCACCTTCCTCATCATCCCCAAGGATGGTACGGATAAGGACAAGCGCGCAGCACTCAAGAGCTTCATCCAGTACATCATCGGCGACGGCCAGTCCGTCTCCGGCACGCTCAACTATGCGCCGCTGCCCGATGGAGTGAAGCAGTATGACCTGCAGCAGCTCAACCAGCTGACCGCCGGCGGCCAGCCGCTGCAGTAA